In Arthrobacter burdickii, one DNA window encodes the following:
- a CDS encoding NAD(P)/FAD-dependent oxidoreductase has product MDSPEDQTYDVVIIGGGLSGLSAALVLGRAQRRVVVIDAGTPRNAPADAAYGFITRDGTPPGALVSLARQDLEPYGVQFLDSSAEHAGQTPGGWAISTADGATVRGRQLLLATGLRDVLPDLPGAREAWGRGLLQCPYCHGWEVRDQALGVLGSAPTSIHQALLVRQWSEDVTFFPHLLGALSEDDERRLRNRGVRIAEGRVGHLALGPDDGGPRPLQGVCLEDGSLVPCSAIFCEPGADAGLPLLADLGCEMRDDGCVSTDDIGRTSIDRVWAVGNAADPAAQLVPAAGDAYRMAVAINAMLVEEDCETCREAEESVSEGA; this is encoded by the coding sequence ATGGACAGCCCGGAAGACCAGACATACGACGTCGTCATCATCGGTGGCGGCCTGTCGGGGCTGAGCGCTGCGCTCGTCCTCGGGCGGGCCCAGCGCCGCGTCGTCGTGATCGATGCGGGAACGCCCCGGAACGCTCCGGCCGATGCGGCCTACGGGTTCATCACCAGGGACGGGACCCCGCCCGGGGCCCTGGTCTCGCTCGCGCGGCAGGACCTGGAGCCGTACGGAGTGCAGTTCCTCGACAGCTCTGCGGAGCACGCCGGACAGACGCCCGGCGGCTGGGCCATCAGCACGGCCGACGGGGCGACCGTGCGGGGACGCCAGTTGCTGCTGGCGACGGGCCTCCGCGACGTCCTCCCCGACCTTCCGGGTGCCCGGGAGGCATGGGGCCGCGGCCTCCTGCAGTGCCCCTACTGCCACGGCTGGGAGGTCCGGGACCAGGCTCTCGGCGTCCTGGGCTCGGCCCCGACCTCCATCCATCAGGCGCTGCTCGTCCGCCAGTGGTCCGAGGACGTGACCTTCTTCCCCCACCTCCTCGGCGCGCTGTCGGAGGACGACGAGCGACGCCTGCGCAATCGTGGTGTGCGGATCGCGGAGGGGCGGGTCGGGCACCTGGCTCTGGGTCCGGATGACGGCGGGCCGCGTCCGCTGCAGGGCGTCTGCCTCGAGGACGGTTCGCTGGTTCCCTGTTCAGCGATCTTCTGCGAGCCCGGTGCCGACGCGGGCCTGCCGTTGCTGGCCGACCTCGGCTGCGAGATGCGCGACGACGGCTGCGTGTCGACCGACGATATCGGGCGTACCTCCATCGACCGGGTCTGGGCCGTCGGCAATGCCGCAGATCCTGCCGCCCAGTTGGTGCCGGCCGCGGGGGACGCCTACCGGATGGCGGTCGCCATCAACGCCATGCTGGTCGAGGAGGACTGCGAGACCTGCAGGGAGGCCGAGGAATCGGTCAGCGAGGGCGCCTGA
- the malQ gene encoding 4-alpha-glucanotransferase, giving the protein MADTTQHAEASPTITSPLEQLAEAHRVGTTFKGWDGKPARVAPETLVTVLAALGVDAASDAAIARALEDVEAGPWSSVLPAVVVVRQRDVDPVLLHVPAGAEVEFWAVDEDGIHYTGTVAEATETRTVDGQDLERRHGTLPHALPLGWHTLHAVVDGQQSSCTFVVTPDRLSTTAALMDHRTWGLMAQLYSVRSSASWGIGDLADLGGLAQAAAAQGGGFVLVNPLHAAEPVPPVEPSPYLPTTRRYFHPLYLRIEDIPEYARLDDAARARIGDLAARFTGANTATDLLDRDSSYAAKLEALELVFAVERPAQRQHDFDAYRAHQGQGLADFALWSALAETLAPGAPEWHDVGRPGSPGAREFAERHAARIEFHEWLQWLVDEQLQEAQLEATGAGMSIGVVHDLAVGVHPSGADAWALQDVLAAGISVGAPPDMFNQHGQDWSQPPWHPERLAESGYAAFRDMLRNILRHAGGIRVDHILGLFRLWWIPQGAQPGGGAYVYYDHKALIGILALEAERAGAIVVGEDLGVFEPGVQEYLAERGIFGTSILWFEQDEDGPLPPEAYRKGCLTTVTVHDLPPSAGYLAGEHVLLREKLGLLSRPVEEEQAEDRATQEKFLELLRQRGLLEGEAPGVQETVEALHALIAQTPSVLLGVALADAVGERRTQNQPGTNDEYPNWRIPLADAEGKAVLVEDLAGNQRFASLIAALGVPATEGATGPIA; this is encoded by the coding sequence ATGGCCGACACGACACAGCACGCAGAAGCATCCCCCACCATCACCTCGCCGCTCGAGCAACTCGCCGAGGCGCACCGGGTAGGGACCACCTTCAAGGGGTGGGACGGCAAGCCGGCCCGGGTCGCTCCGGAGACCCTCGTCACCGTCCTCGCGGCCCTCGGCGTCGACGCCGCATCGGACGCGGCCATCGCCCGGGCCCTGGAGGACGTGGAAGCCGGACCGTGGAGCTCGGTACTGCCCGCCGTCGTCGTGGTGCGCCAGCGCGACGTCGACCCGGTGCTGCTCCACGTGCCCGCCGGGGCCGAGGTCGAGTTCTGGGCTGTCGACGAGGACGGCATCCATTACACCGGGACGGTCGCCGAGGCCACGGAGACGCGGACCGTCGACGGGCAGGACCTCGAGCGGCGGCACGGTACGCTGCCCCACGCCCTGCCCCTCGGCTGGCACACGCTGCACGCGGTCGTCGACGGGCAGCAGTCGTCGTGCACGTTCGTGGTCACGCCGGACCGGCTGAGCACGACGGCGGCCCTGATGGACCACCGCACCTGGGGGCTCATGGCCCAGCTCTACTCGGTCCGGTCGTCGGCGTCCTGGGGCATCGGTGACCTCGCGGACCTGGGCGGGCTGGCGCAGGCCGCCGCCGCACAGGGAGGCGGGTTCGTGCTGGTGAACCCGCTGCACGCCGCCGAGCCCGTACCACCCGTGGAGCCGTCCCCGTACCTGCCGACCACGCGGCGCTACTTCCACCCCCTGTACCTGAGGATCGAGGACATCCCGGAGTACGCGCGACTCGATGACGCCGCTCGCGCCAGGATCGGCGACCTCGCCGCCCGGTTCACCGGAGCCAACACGGCCACGGATCTCCTCGACCGGGACTCGTCCTACGCCGCCAAGCTCGAAGCCCTCGAGCTCGTGTTCGCCGTCGAGCGCCCCGCACAGCGCCAGCACGACTTCGACGCCTACCGCGCCCACCAGGGCCAGGGGCTCGCCGACTTCGCGCTGTGGTCCGCGCTCGCCGAGACGCTCGCGCCCGGGGCACCGGAATGGCACGACGTCGGACGCCCCGGGTCGCCGGGCGCCCGTGAGTTCGCGGAGCGCCACGCCGCGCGGATCGAGTTCCACGAGTGGCTGCAGTGGCTCGTCGACGAGCAGCTGCAGGAGGCACAGCTCGAAGCCACCGGTGCCGGCATGTCCATCGGCGTGGTGCACGACCTCGCGGTCGGAGTGCATCCCAGTGGGGCGGATGCGTGGGCGCTGCAGGACGTGCTCGCCGCCGGCATCAGCGTCGGCGCCCCGCCGGACATGTTCAACCAGCACGGCCAGGACTGGAGCCAGCCGCCGTGGCACCCGGAGCGGCTCGCCGAGTCCGGGTATGCGGCCTTCCGCGACATGCTCCGGAACATCCTCCGCCATGCGGGCGGTATCCGGGTGGACCACATCCTCGGCCTGTTCCGGCTGTGGTGGATCCCCCAGGGCGCCCAGCCCGGGGGAGGGGCCTACGTCTACTACGACCACAAGGCGCTGATCGGCATCCTCGCCCTCGAGGCGGAGCGTGCCGGGGCGATCGTCGTCGGTGAGGACCTCGGCGTGTTCGAACCGGGGGTGCAGGAGTACCTTGCGGAGCGCGGCATCTTCGGCACCTCGATCCTCTGGTTCGAGCAGGACGAGGACGGGCCCCTGCCTCCCGAGGCCTACCGCAAGGGATGCCTGACCACCGTCACGGTGCACGACCTCCCGCCGAGTGCGGGCTACCTGGCCGGCGAGCACGTGCTGCTGCGCGAGAAGCTCGGCCTGCTCAGCCGCCCCGTCGAGGAGGAGCAGGCCGAGGACCGCGCCACCCAAGAGAAGTTCCTCGAGCTCCTGCGGCAGCGCGGCCTGCTCGAGGGCGAGGCTCCGGGCGTCCAGGAGACCGTCGAGGCGCTGCACGCCCTCATCGCGCAGACCCCGTCGGTGCTGCTGGGCGTCGCGCTCGCCGACGCCGTCGGGGAGCGCCGCACGCAGAACCAGCCGGGCACCAACGACGAGTACCCGAACTGGCGCATCCCCCTCGCCGACGCCGAGGGGAAGGCCGTCCTCGTCGAGGATCTCGCCGGGAACCAGCGCTTCGCATCGCTCATCGCAGCACTGGGAGTTCCTGCCACGGAGGGTGCCACCGGGCCCATCGCCTGA